The Urbifossiella limnaea nucleotide sequence TCCGCGACGGCAAGACGGAAGAGGTGGGCTGGAACTTCGAGAAGTTCCTCATCGGGCGTGACGGGCGCGTGGTCGCCCGGTTCAAGTCGGCGGTGGCCCCGGAGTCGAACGAGCTCCAGACCGCCGTCCGCACCGAGCTGGCGAAGAAGTAACCCCCGGGCGAACCCGCCGCCGCGGCCCGCCTCCTTTAGGGGGCGGGCCGTATCATTTCCGGGGGCACCCATGACGACCACCGACCTCGCCGGCGTCCTCGACTTCCTCCGGGCCGCGGAAGCGATCAAGACGCAGACCCGCAGCGGCTACACCTCGGCCGGCCGCGCCGAGAGCGTCGCCGACCACACGTGGCGGCTCTGCCTCATGGCCGTCGTCCTGGCCGACCAGTTCCCCGGCATCGACTTCGCCCGCCTCATCCGCATCTGCGTCGTCCACGACCTCGGCGAGGCGATCGGCGGCGACGTGCCCGCCGTGAACCAGTCAGCGGCCGCACCGAAGGCCGACAGCGAGCGCGCCGACCTGATGACGCTCCTGGCCCCGCTCCCCGCGCCGCTGCGCGACCACGTCACCGAACTGTGGGACGAGTACGAGGCCGCCGCGACGCCGGAGGCGAAGCTGGCGAAGGCGCTCGACAAGCTCGAAACGCTGCTCCAGCACACGCAGGGGGCCAACCCGCCGGGCTTCGACTACCGCTTCAACCTCGACTACGGCCGGCAGTACACCGCCGCCCCGCCGCTAGTTGCCGCCATCCGCGACGCCCTGGACCGCGACACGCTCCGCCGCGCGGAGGGCGCGTGATGCCGCGTGTGTGGGTCTGCCGCGGGCACCAGTTCACGATCGGCCCGCGGCCGCTCGTCATGGGCATCGTGAACGTCACCCCGGACAGCTTCTCCGACGGCGGCCGCTTCCTCGACCCGGCGGCCGCGATCGACCACGGGCTGGCGCTTGCCGCGGAAGGCGCGAATATCCTCGACATCGGCGGCGAATCGACGCGCCCCGGCGCCCCGGCCGTGAGCGGAGCCGACGAACTGGCCCGCGTCCTGCCCGTTGTCGCCGGGCTGGCGAAACGGGCCGCCCTACCCCTCTCGGTGGACACGACCAAGGCCGAAGTCGCCCGCCGCTGCATGTACGCCGGCGCTTCCATCATCAACGACGTGTCCGGCCTGACGGCCGACGCCGACATGCCGGGCGTGGTCGCGGCGACGGGGGCGGGCGTGGTCGTGATGCACATGCAGGGCACGCCGAGGACGATGCAGCAGAATCCGGTCTACGGCGACGTCGTGGGCGAGGTCGCGGGGTATCTCGAAGCGCGGTTGCACGCCCTCGCCGCGGTCGGTATCTCCCCGGACGCGGTCTGCCTCGACCCGGGCATCGGCTTCGGGAAGACGCTCGACCACAACCTGACGCTGCTCGCCCACCTTGACGCGGTCGCCGCCCTCGGCCGGCCGGTGTGCCTGGGCGTGAGCCGCAAGAAGTTCATCGGCACGCTGTGCGGCCGCGAGCCGGCCGACCGCGCCGCAGGGTCGCTGGCTGTGGCGACGATCGCCGCCGCACGCGGGACGGCGCAAGTGCTGCGAGTTCACGACGTGGCCGCCACCCGCGATGCAGTCGTGCTTCTGGCCGCGATCAACCGTGCTCGCCGCCCGGACGTCGCCGCTGGTAGAATCACACAGCCCTGACCCGCACCCGGAAGAGCCGTGACCGCCGTCCTCCCCGCGAAACCCGAAGCGAACCTCGACGGCCTCTGCCGCGACCTGGCCGCCCGCGCCCGCGCCGCCGCCGACGCCCTCACCTCCGTCCGCACCGACGCCAAGAACCGCTGGCTTCAAGCCGCCGCCGCCGCACTCGAATCACGCTCCGCGGAAATCCTCGCTGCCAACGCCGACGACGTGGCCGCCGCTCCCGGTTACGGCCTGAACGCCGCCGCCATCGACCGCCTGACGCTGACGCCCGCCCGCCTGAAGGCTGCGGCCGACGGGCTGCGGCAGGTGGCGGCGCTGCCCGACCCGGTGGGCGAGGTCCGCGAGGGCGGCCGGCGGCCGAACGGGCTCGAAGTGCTGAAGGTCGGGGTGCCGCTCGGCGTCGTGTTCTTCATTTACGAGAGCCGGCCGAACGTGACGGTTGACGCCGCCGGGCTGTGCGTCAAGAGCGGCAACGCGGTCATCCTCCGCGGCGGCAAGGAAGCGATTCACTCGAACACCGCCCTGCACCGCGTCCTGGCGGCCGAGCTGCCCGCGTGCGGCCTCCCGCCTGACGCCGTGCAACTGGTGCCGACCACCGACCGCGAGGCCGTCGGGCACCTGTTGCGGCTCGGCGACTTGATCGATCTGGCGATCCCGCGCGGCGGCGAGAGCCTGATCCGCCGCGTGGCTCGTGAAGCGACCATGCCGGTGCTGAAGCATTACGACGGCAACTGCCACGTCTACCTCGACGCGGCCGCCGACCCGGACATGGCCGAGCGCATCGTGGTGAACGCGAAGTGCCAGCGGCCCGGCGTCTGTAACGCGGCCGAGAGCCTGCTGGTTCACGCCGCCGTCGCCGACACCCTCCTGCCGCGCGTCGCCGCCGCGCTCCAAGCGAAGGGCGTCGAGCTGCGCGGCTGCGAGGAGACGCGAAAGCGGGTGCCGTCGGCGAAGCCCGCGACCGACGCCGACCACCGCACCGAGTTTCTCGACCTGGTGATGTCGGTGAAGGTGGTGCCCGACCTGGACGCGGCCGTGCGGCACATCAACGCCTACGGCTCGAAGCACACGGACGCCATCGTCACGAGCGACCTCGCGGCGGCGCGGCGGTTTACGGAGCGGGTTGACGCCGCGGCCGTGGTGGTGAACGCGAGCACGCGGTTCAACGACGGCTTCGAGCTGGGGCTGGGCGCGGAAATCGGCATCAGCACCGACAAGTTCCACGCCCGCGGCCCGTGCGGGCTGCGCGAACTGACGACGTACAAGTACGTCGTCACCGGCGACGGGCAGATTCGGGGATAACGGACGGAGTCGGGGTCATGCTGGCCGGCATGTTCGTACTCGTCGCCGCGGGGGGGCTGTTCTGGCTGGCGTACCGCCGGCCGCGGCCCCGGCGGTGGCTCATTCCGCGGCGCCAGCCACTCACCGCCCGCACCGCCGCCGGCCGTGGCACCCGCCCGCTTCCCACGTCCGACACCGCCGCGCTCGTCGCGGAGTTGAACCAGCCCGTCGGTCCGGACGCCGACGAACAGGCCGGCCGACGGGCCGAGGTCGCTGCGGCGCTGCGGCGCGACGGCAGGACGGACGCGCTGCCGGCCGTGATCCGCTGTGCCGACGCCGCCGCCGGCTTGCCGCGCGGGCTGCTCCTGTCCGCGGAGGCGGTCGGCTTCCCGAACTTCTCCGTGCTGCTCACCAGCCCCGCCCGCGCCGACCGGCACGCGGCGTACCGCGCCCTGGCCCGCACTGCTCGTGGCGGCCGCGACGGGGCGCTCGACGTGGCTTCACTCGTGCGGGCGGGGTTGCTCGAGAATCTGGCCGACGTGTCACCCGGCGACGCCGACCCGTGGCTCGCCGCCGCCGTGATCGAGGCCGAGCGTGCGGCCCGGCGAGCCGAACTGTGGGTGAAGCTGTTGCCGTCCGCGGAACGTGAACACGCCGGGCGGCACGTCGCCCGACTGGGGCACTCGACCGAGCGCCGACACCGCTGGCTCCGCGACGCCGGCCACCGTCTGATCGGGAACTTCCCCTCCGCCGGCGACGACGAGCAGGCCGCCACCCTTCGCGTCCTCGACGACCTACGGGTCGACGTGTCGGCACTGTTCCCGTCGCTACCGGAGCGACGCACGCCGTGGTGGGCGGACGCCGTGCGCGCCCTCCGCTGGGCACGCACCCGCGACTACGGCCCCGCCCTGGCGGAACAGGCCGAACGCCTCCTGTTCACGGCACGTCCAGGCCCGACGATCCACGCCGTGCTGACCGGCCTCCGCAACGCCCGCAGCCCGGGAGTCGAGCGCGTACTCCTCGGCGGCGCGAGGCACCCGGACGCGAACGCCCGCTGCGCGGCAGTCGCGGCGTTCGGCTGGGCCGAACCCTTCGACCGGGCCGCCGTCATCGCCGCTCTCCGAGCGGCCCGCGGCGACGCCGACGCGAACGTCCGCCGGGCCGCTGTCGCTGCACTGGCGCGGTTCGGCGAACTGGCGGCGCTGCGAGAATACGCTCAGGGGTTGCTCGCGGAAGACCCGGCCGTTCGGCAGGCGACCGCGCTGTCGGCCGCTGACGAAGGAGTGAGTTGGCTCTGGCCCGATCTCGACCTCGTGGCCGACCACGCCGACGCGGAAACGGCGCTGGCCGCCGCCGAGGCGCTGGAGCGGATGCGCGAGGCGGCGCTCGGCCTGGTCGAGTGATCAGCCCGCGCCCTTCACCACGTCCACGAACGCCCGCAGCGACGGCGGCCGGTAGCGCTGCTTGTGCCACACCGCACACAGCGTGCGTGTCGGGGTCGGCTTCGCCATAGGCCGGTAGACGCGACCCGGGTGGGCGTCGCCGACCGCGGCCATCTCGGGCACGACGGACACCCCCTGCCCGGCCGCGACCATGCCGAGCAGCGTGGCGATCTGCTCGCCGCGGCACACCACCTTCGGCTCCGCCCCGCCGCGGCGGCACAGGCTCAGCACCTGGTCGCCGAAGCAGTGAACGTCGTCGAGGAGGATGAACGGCTCGTCGAGCACGTCGGCCAGTTTCACGACGCCGCGGGCGGCGAGGCGGTGGGCCGCGGGGAGTGCAACGACCAGCGGCTCGGCGAACAGTTTCTCGACGTGCAGGTGGTCGTCTCGGACCGGCAACGCCATGACGCCCACGTCCAGCTCGCCGGCGTTGAGTGCGGCGAGGAGGTGTTCCGTCCGCTCTTCATAAATTTGGAGCTGGATCGTGGGGTTGGTCTTGGTGAAGCGCGACACCACGCCCGGCAGCAGGAACGGGGCGATGGTGGGAATGGCTCCGGCGCGGAGGCGGCCGCCCTCCCCGGAATCGCGAACGGCGCGTTCCGCCTCGCTCACGGCGGCGAGAATGCCCTGCGCCCGGCCGAGGAGTTCGCGGCCGGCGTCGGTCAGCACGACCTTGCGACCGAGGCGGTCGAACAGCCGGCGGCCGACGCCGTGCGGCTTGCCTTCGAGGCGGATGACCTGCTCGCTGAGCGTCGGCTGCGTGACCCCCTCGCGCTCCGCGGCTCGGGTGAAGCTGCCGGTCTCGGCCACGGCCACGAAGTAACGCAGCTGGTGCAGTTCCATTACGAGTCCCGATGGGAATCGGCCGAAGGATCGTTCCTACCATTGTAGCCTGGCCGATAGAACAGCGGCATGAGCAACCCGTTCCGCGACCTGCCGGCCGTCGCCCGCGTGCTCGAAACGGCCGCCGCCGTCGCGGCGCGGGCGCGGCACTCGGCCGCCGACCTGACCAAGGCGGTGCGAGATCAGCTCGACACGATTCGCGCCGCGATCGCCGCCCGCGGCGAAGCGGGCGACGTGTCTGCGGAATCGATCGCGGCCGCGGCAGTGGCGCGGCTCGACGTGGACGCGATCCCGCGACTTCGGCCCGTCATCAACGCGACCGGCGTGGTGCTACACACGAACCTCGGCCGGGCACCGCTGGCGGAAGAAGCCGCGCGCGCGGCGTTCGAGGCCGGCCGCGGCTACCTGAACCTTGAACTCGACCTGGCCTCCGGCAAGCGCGGCTCGCGGCAGGACGCCGTGCGCGACGGCATTCGCGCCGTCACCGGCGCGGAGGCGGCGACGGCCGTGAACAACTGCGCGGCCGCGACGGTCATCGTGCTGCGGGCCGTCGCCGCCGGGCGCGAAGTGATCGTTTCGCGCGGCCAGTTGATCGAGATCGGCGGCGGCTTCCGGATCCCCGACATCATGGCCGTGAGCGGGGCGACGCTTCGGGAAGTGGGCACGACGAATATCACGCGGGTGGCCGACTACGAACGCGCGATCGGGCCGAGCACCGCGGCGCTCATGCGCGTCCACACCAGCAACTACCGCGTTCGTGGGTACACCAAAGCGGTCGGACTTGATGAACTCGTGGCAGTCGGCCGCACGCGCGGGCTGCCGGTGATCGACGACGCCGGCAGCGGGCAGTCACTCGATCTGGCGCCGTTCGGCCTCCCCGGCGAGCCGCTCGTCTCGGCCGGCATCGCGGCCGGGACTGATCTCGTGCTGTTCAGTGGCGACAAGCTCCTCGGCGGACCGCAGGCTGGGATTATCGCCGGTCGCGCCGACCTGATCCGACGGATCGAGGCCGACCCGCTGATGCGGGCGTTTCGGCTCGACAAGATGACGCTCGCGGCGCTCGAAGTCACGCTGCGGCTGTACCGCGACCCAACCCGCGCCCGCCGCGACATCCCCGTGCTGCGGATGTTGACGACGCCACTTCCCGACTTGACGGCACGGGCTGAGCGCTTCGCGGAACGGCTTCGCGGAGTCGGTGTGCAGGCGGATGTGCAAGCGGACGTGGCTTATGTCGGCGGCGGGTCCCTCCCCGATGTCGCGGTGCCGACCGCGGTGGTCGCGGTCCACACGGCGAACGAAGCGGAGTTGGCGGCGCGGCTGCGTGGCGGGTCGCCTGGAGTCGTGGGGCGGATCCAGGGCGGGCGGTTGCTGCTCGACCTGCGGACGGTTTTCGAGCGTCAGGAGGACGAATTGCTGTCCGCGATCAGGGTCGCGTTCACCTTCGCCGAGTAGGCCGCGAACGCCGTGTCACTGAGTACAGGCGTCGCCCCGTCGGTCGGGACGTCGTCCACGAGTTCGACCCACGTCTTGCAGCCGGCGTACTCGGGCCGCTCAGGCACCTCCACCGGCGCGGGCAGTGCCGCCACCCGCACCGTCAGCACGAACAGCCCCGGCGAGCGGTAGTGGAAGCGCTGACGGACGGTGTCGGCAGTCCAGCCGTGGAGGCCGTCGAGGGCCAAGGCGTGGTCTAGTTCAGAGACCTTCCGCACGGCGGTCACTTCGGCCAGGTGCGTGAAGCGGAGCACTCCACCGCCCGGCCGGTCGGCCTCGGCGGCGTCCAGCAACGGCAGCAACTCGGACTTGATGCCGGTGCGGTGCTGCTCGTGGAAGTGCGTCGGGAGGAGCAGAAATCGCTCATGCTCGGGGCGGAATTCGCCGGCGGTTTCGGCTATGCCGCCTTTGCGGAGGATGACGGCCTGCCGCCCCTCGGCGAGCGCCCGGCAGATGACTGCCCACTCCTTGAACGCCACCGTCGCCATCGCCCGCCCCCGCTGCCGGACCGCTTGACCACCCGACACATCTTACCGGGCCGGTCGCCGGAATCGCCCAGTCCCGCCATCCGGACTGAAGCAGCCGGGTGCGGCAGGTCGAAAGGAGGGATGAGCTACGGGTTCGGCTCGCGTAGCCGAGCCCCGGCAGGATCACGGAGGTTCGTATGGTCACCCGGCTCCGCCTCTACACACCGCCGAGCGAGGAAGTCACGGAGCGGCCCGGCCCCGAGGTCCGCGTCCGCCTCGCCGACCTGCTCCCCGTCGCGGCCATGGCCCAGCGGATGAACTACGTCTGGATCAACGACTTCCTCGACGACGAGGTCATGGTCAGCCACGACCTGTACGAGGTGATGCAGGCCTTCCGCCCGAGCCAGCCGTCGAGCGCGTGACGGCTACTCCTCGTCGTCTTTCTTCAGGATGTCCGGCTTGCCGAACTGGCTGAGGTCGATGCTCCCCCGGAGCTCGCCCTCGGCCAGCCGTATCCGCTGCTCCAGTTCCTTCAACTTCCCCGTGATCACGTCCAGCTTCGTCTTGAGGTCGTCGCGCTGGTTCGGCTTCGGCACCTCGGGGTAGCCGAGCTGTCGCTGCAGCGCGGAGAACAGGTACACCGGCTCCCGCCCGCGGCTCGCCTTGCCGATCTTCCCCTCCTTGACGCCGAAAACCGGCGGCACCGGCGGCTCGTAGGTCGGCTCGCCCCGCCGCACGTCCGCGACGTACTGCTCCGACCGCAGGTACACGAGCTGCCCCAGGTCGATGACGCCCATCTGGCGGCGGGCGAAGGCGACGAACTCCTTCCACACCGGGTCGTAGTGCGGGTCGAGGGCCATCGCGTCGAGCGCGGGGTTGTAGCCGAGGCGGTTACGGGTGACCGTCTCGAACTGGTAGACGAAGAGCCCGGCCTGCGACACGGCGGCGGCCTTGTACGCCGCCTCGCGCTCCAGCACCAGGAAGGCCGTACGCATCTCGAACTTCTGCCCGGCCGTCTCCGCCTGCGTGACGACGAACGTCTGGAACGGCGTGAAGTAGTGCGGCAGCTTGGCGAAGCCGCTGCCGACGTGGCCGCTGTGCTTCAGCTCGGTGACGAGGAACTGCACCGCGAACGGCAGGCGGGTGGTGGTGAGCAGTTCGTCGTGGGCGGCGAGCAGGATGTCCTGCACCGGCAGGTTCTCGCCGAGCCGCTCGCGGACGGTGTGGAACAGGTGCGCCTGTTCGACATACTCCTCGCGGTCGAGCACGGGGGTGGTCATGCCTTTCAGGATACGGCGGGGCGGCGTGACGCGGAAAGTCGGGTCGCACCGGCGGCGCCCGGCGTGCCGGTCGGCGCGGTTCCGGGCGTGGCGCGGGTTGCGCGGCGGGGAGAGCGCGGGAGGTTGCGCGGTTCGGGCCGGATTGCCTGTTGCAGGTGTGGCCCGTGGTGAAAACTAGCAGCAGCATCCGGCGGTCGGTCGCTCAGAGACCGCGGCCGGACGATCTTCCAGACGAGCGCCGCGGGAGTTCACCATGAGGACGTGGGTGGTGGCAGGGCTGCTGGCCGCGGCCGGCCTGATCGGAAGCGGGGGCGACGCCGAGGCCGGGCACGTCGGCGCGTGCCGGTTCCCGCGCGCGTGCGTCAGCCCCGACCAGTGCGTCCCCGACGCCTGCGCCCCGGCCGTGCAGTTCCAGACGGTCGTGGAGCAGTGCCAGAAGGTGTGTTACCGGCCCGTCTACAAGACGTGCTACCAGCCGGAGCAGTACACGACGTACCGCACCGTGCAGGAGACGACCTGCCACGCCGAGAAGTACACCGTCACCCGCCCGGTGGTCGAATACTTCGACACCGTTCGCTGCTACACCGTCCAGAAGCCGGTCTACGAGACGCACCTCCAGGAGCAGCGGCACACGGTCATGCGGCCGGTGACTCGGACGTTCCAGGTCGAGGTGCCGTACGTCACCATGCGGCCGGTGTACGAGCAGCACGTCCGCGAGGTGGCCCACACGGTGATGCGGCCGCAGGTGACCGAGTTCCAGGTCGCCATACCGTACACGACGCGGCGGCCGGTGTACGAGCAGCACGTCCGCACCCACAGCTACACGGTCCACCGGCCGGTGGTCGAGCAGTACCAGGTGCCGGTGCCGTACACGGTGAACCGGCCGGTGTACGAGCAGCACGTCCGCGAGATCCCGGTCACCACCTACCGCACCGAGCGCGAGTGCTACCAGGTGGCCATCCCGTACACGACCTACCGGCCGGAGTACCAGCAGCACGTCCGCGAGCACCGCTACGTGACGCACCGCACCGTGACCGAGCCGTACCAGGTGTGCGTGCCCTACACGACGTGCCGCCCGGTGTACGACACGCAGACGTACACGGTGCCGGTGACGACGTACAAGACCGAAGTCTCGTACCGCACCGAGCAGCGGGTGAGCTACGTCCAGGAGCCGGTCGTCACCGAGCGCGTCGAGAAGGTCTGCACCGGCCGCTACGAGACGGTGACGGAACACGTCCCCGGCCCGGTGGTGACCCGCTGCGTCCGGCTGCCCGGCACGTGCGTGTTCGACCCCTGCACCTGCACGAGCCACTACTGCCCGGGTCCGGTGGTGCAGCAGCAGGTGCAGTGCCCCGGCCGCACCGTGTGCCGCAAGGTGTGGGTGCCGCACGAGGAGTGCCGCGTCGTCCGCGAGTGCCGCACGGTGTGCAAGCCGGTCTGCACCACGGTCCAGGTGCCGGTGTGCCGCCAGGTCCCCTGCACGGAGTACCGCACCTGCACGCGGACCGTGTGCCGGATGGTTCACGAGCAGCACGTCCGGTACGAGACGCGGACCCGCTGCTACACCGTGCCGGAAGAGAAGGTGTGCCAGGTGCCGTACACCACGTGCCGGATGGTGCCCGAGCAGCACGTCCGCCACGAGACGCGGACCCGCTGCTACACCGTGCCCGAGCACCGCGTCCACCGGCAGTGCTTCACGACCTGCCGCATGGTCCCCGAGACGCACGTGCGGATGGTGACGCAGCAGCGCTGCTACAGCGTGCCCGAGGTGCGGACGTGCCAGGTGCCGTACACGACGTGCCGGTGGGAGTGCGAGCAGCACGTCCGCTACGAGACGCGGCGGCACTGCACGATGGTCCCCGAGACGGTCGTACGCCAGGTGCCGTACACGACCTGCCGCATGGTGCCCGAACACCACGTCCGCCGCGAGACGCGCTGCGTGGTGGATCAGGTGCCTCAGGAGATCGTCCGGCACATCCCGGTCACGACCTGCCGAATTGAGACGGAGCAGCGGCAGCAGGTCGTCCGGCAGTGCCGGGTGAACCACGTCTGCGAGGAGCGGGTGCGGTACGTGCCGCACACGACCTGCAAGGTGATCCCCGAGACGCACTGCCGCATGGTGCCGGTCACGACGTGCAGCATGGAGCCGTACACGGTGACGTACTGCGTGACGCGGTGCGTGCCGGTGTGTGCCCCGGCCTGCCCGTAAGTTGTGTGAAGTAACCGAAGCAAAGCCCGGGGACGGCCGTCCCCGGGCTTTCTCGTTGACGGTGTTGCGGTTCTCTGCCGGTCCGCGGTTCCTATCCTGACGGCTGCGACACAGCCGGGAAGGACCGGGAGCGATGGCCACCACCCTCCGCGTCGGCGCGGTCAACTACCTGAACACGAAGCCGCTCGTCGAACGACTCCCCGAGTTCGCCCCGCGCATCGACCTGTCGTTCGCCCTGCCGAGCCGCCTCGCCGACCAACTCGCCCGCGGCGACATCGACGTCGGCCTCATCCCCGTGGTCGAGTACTTCCGCGGTCCCGGCTACTCGTTCGTCCCCGGCATCGCCATCGGCTCGCGCGGGCCGGTGCTCAGCGTCACGCTGTTCAGCCGCGTTCCGTGGGCCGACGTCCGCAGCGTATCGCTCGACGAGGGCTCGCGCACGAGCGCCGCCCTCACGCAAATCCTGCTGCGGAAGCGGTACGGCGTCCGCCCGCGGGTCGAGCCGCTGCCGATCGACGCCCCCGCCGACGACCTCACCACCGACGCCGTGCTCCTTATCGGCGACCGGGCGATGCGGGCCTGCCTGCCGGGCTACCGCTTCGCGTACGACCTCGGTGCGGAGTGGGCCGACTGGACCGGGCTGCCGTTCGTCTACGCCCTGTGGGCCGTCCGCCCCGGCGTCGACCTCGGCGACGCGGGAGCCGCCTTCCACGCCGCGAAGGAAGCGGGCCTGGCCGCGGCCGGGGCCATCGCCCAGCGTGAGGCGGCGGGGCTGGGGCTCGACCCCGGCTTCTGCCGCCGCTACCTCGAAACTGTAATCCGCTACGACCTCGGCCCGCGGGAGCTCGCCGGGATGGCGAAGTTCCACGACCTCGCGGCCGAACTCGGGCTCGCGCCGAAGGGGGCTACCGGTGTCCGCCAGCATCGACCGGATCTTGTCGAAAGCCGTTGACGGCGGCCGGCTCACGCCCGACGAGGGCGTCGAGCTGTTCCGCAGCCGCGACCTGCTGAAGCTCGGCCGGGCCGCGCACGCGGTCTGCTCGCGGCTCCACCCGGAGCCGTACCGCACGTACAACATCGACCGCAACATCAACTACACGAACGTCTGCGCCGCGGTCTGCGACTTCTGCTCGTTCTACCGCAAGACCGGCGACGCCGACGCCTACGTGCTGTCGCGCGAGGAACTGTACCGCAAGATCGAAGAGACCATCGCCCTCGGCGGCGACCAGGTGCTGATGCAGGGCGGGATGCACCCGTCGCTGAAGCTCGAATGGTATGAGGAGCTGCTGAGCGACCTCCGCGCCCGCTTCCCGGCAGTGAACCTGCACGCTTTCAGTCCGCCGGAGCTGTGGCACTTCCACAAGTTGAACAAGCTTCCACTGCGCGAGGTGCTGTCGCGCCTGAAGGCAGCCGGGCTCGGCAGCATCCCCGGCGGCGGCGGCGAAATCCTCGTGGACCGCGTCCGCAAGGCCATCACCAAGAACAAGGCGCTGACGGACGAGTGGCTCGAAGTGATGCGGGTGTGGCACGAGTTGGGCGGCCGGTCGAGCTGCACGATGATGTTCGGGCACGTCGAAACGGACGCCGAGCGCGTCGAGCACCTGCTGCGCCTGCGGCAGCTCCAGGACGAAACCAGCGGCTTCACCGCGTTCATCTGCTGGACGATGCAGCCGGGACACAGGATGACGCAGCAGCCCGAGGCGGGGGCGTTCGAGTACCTGCGCACGCAGGCGATCAGCCGGCTGATCCTCGACAACGTCCCGAACATCCAGTCGTCGTGGGTCACACAGGGGGCGAAGATCGGGCAAGTCGCCCTGTTCTACGGGGCGAACGACATGGGCTCCCTGATGATCGAGGAGAACGTCGTCGCGTCGGCCGGCACGGTCCACTACCTGACGCTGGAGGAAATCCGGCGCTGCATCCGCGAGGCGGGCTGGGAGCCGCGGCAGCGCGACGTGTACTACCGCCTCATCGACCCGAAGCCGGCCCCGCCACCGCGGGCCGAGCGGGCGTTGCCGGTGCTCGCCTGACCCGGCACAATGACGCCATGACCGACGACGTGGTGATGCGGCAGGAGTTGCAACGGGTCGCCGCGTACCGGGAGCTGTGCGCGACCGTCCGCCGCGGCGGACGGCACAACGCCGTGTTCGCCGCCCTCATGCTGCTCCTCGCGTTCAGCGTGGTCCAGGCCGGGGCTGTTCTCAGCGGCTACATCTTCGGGGCTCTCGCCCTCGCGGAACTCCTGATCGGCCTCTGGAAGTGGTTGGCCCCGTCGGCCGAGGGGGTGTTGCTCGACGGCGTCGTGCTGCTCGCGTTCGGCGGTTGGAACATCGTCCGCACCGCGCTCGTGGTCCAGGCTGGCGGTCAACCGCAGGCGTTCAGCGTCATCCTCGGCCTGTTCCTGATCTGGGGCGCGGTCGGCCGGTTCCGGGCTTACAGCCAGCTCCGCCGTCTGTTCGCCGAGCGCCCGACCCGCGACCAGCTCGCGTGGTTCGACGGCCTCGTCGCCGAGATTCGCCAGTCCGACCCCGAAACCGACACGACTGCGCTCGACCTGCCGACGCCGCCGCGTTGGAAGGCGAAACTGCTCGGAAACACCGCGTTCCTGGTCGCCACGAAGGGCGAGTCGGCGGTCGTAGCCGGGCCGTGGGACATCGACCTGGTGCAGCGCGGCAAGCGCGGCCGGCGCGGCGTGCCCGTCGAGATGATGATCTACGGCCAGATGACACCTCGGTTCGACGTGGACGCCGCGACCTTCGAGAACTTCCAGACCTGGGCCGCGGCCGCGCGCGGCGAACCCACCGGCCCCCGATGATCGAAGTCCGTGACCTGTCGAAGTGGTTCCGCGGACCGGACGGCGGCCGCGTCACGGCCGTGGACGCGCTGCGGTTCACCGTCCGCCCCGGCGAGGTGTTCGGCCTCCTGGGGCCGAATGGTGCCGGCAAGACGACCACGCTGCGGATGCTCTGCACGGTGCTGCAACCGACCGCCGGCACCGCCACCGTCGCCGGGTACGACGTGGTCACGCAGCCGTCGGCGGTGCGGCACCACGTCGGCTTTCTGAGCGCGAACACCGGCGTCTACGACCGAAT carries:
- a CDS encoding glutamate-5-semialdehyde dehydrogenase, which translates into the protein MTAVLPAKPEANLDGLCRDLAARARAAADALTSVRTDAKNRWLQAAAAALESRSAEILAANADDVAAAPGYGLNAAAIDRLTLTPARLKAAADGLRQVAALPDPVGEVREGGRRPNGLEVLKVGVPLGVVFFIYESRPNVTVDAAGLCVKSGNAVILRGGKEAIHSNTALHRVLAAELPACGLPPDAVQLVPTTDREAVGHLLRLGDLIDLAIPRGGESLIRRVAREATMPVLKHYDGNCHVYLDAAADPDMAERIVVNAKCQRPGVCNAAESLLVHAAVADTLLPRVAAALQAKGVELRGCEETRKRVPSAKPATDADHRTEFLDLVMSVKVVPDLDAAVRHINAYGSKHTDAIVTSDLAAARRFTERVDAAAVVVNASTRFNDGFELGLGAEIGISTDKFHARGPCGLRELTTYKYVVTGDGQIRG
- a CDS encoding LysR family transcriptional regulator, coding for MELHQLRYFVAVAETGSFTRAAEREGVTQPTLSEQVIRLEGKPHGVGRRLFDRLGRKVVLTDAGRELLGRAQGILAAVSEAERAVRDSGEGGRLRAGAIPTIAPFLLPGVVSRFTKTNPTIQLQIYEERTEHLLAALNAGELDVGVMALPVRDDHLHVEKLFAEPLVVALPAAHRLAARGVVKLADVLDEPFILLDDVHCFGDQVLSLCRRGGAEPKVVCRGEQIATLLGMVAAGQGVSVVPEMAAVGDAHPGRVYRPMAKPTPTRTLCAVWHKQRYRPPSLRAFVDVVKGAG
- the folP gene encoding dihydropteroate synthase; the protein is MPRVWVCRGHQFTIGPRPLVMGIVNVTPDSFSDGGRFLDPAAAIDHGLALAAEGANILDIGGESTRPGAPAVSGADELARVLPVVAGLAKRAALPLSVDTTKAEVARRCMYAGASIINDVSGLTADADMPGVVAATGAGVVVMHMQGTPRTMQQNPVYGDVVGEVAGYLEARLHALAAVGISPDAVCLDPGIGFGKTLDHNLTLLAHLDAVAALGRPVCLGVSRKKFIGTLCGREPADRAAGSLAVATIAAARGTAQVLRVHDVAATRDAVVLLAAINRARRPDVAAGRITQP
- a CDS encoding HEAT repeat domain-containing protein — translated: MLAGMFVLVAAGGLFWLAYRRPRPRRWLIPRRQPLTARTAAGRGTRPLPTSDTAALVAELNQPVGPDADEQAGRRAEVAAALRRDGRTDALPAVIRCADAAAGLPRGLLLSAEAVGFPNFSVLLTSPARADRHAAYRALARTARGGRDGALDVASLVRAGLLENLADVSPGDADPWLAAAVIEAERAARRAELWVKLLPSAEREHAGRHVARLGHSTERRHRWLRDAGHRLIGNFPSAGDDEQAATLRVLDDLRVDVSALFPSLPERRTPWWADAVRALRWARTRDYGPALAEQAERLLFTARPGPTIHAVLTGLRNARSPGVERVLLGGARHPDANARCAAVAAFGWAEPFDRAAVIAALRAARGDADANVRRAAVAALARFGELAALREYAQGLLAEDPAVRQATALSAADEGVSWLWPDLDLVADHADAETALAAAEALERMREAALGLVE
- a CDS encoding HD domain-containing protein is translated as MTTTDLAGVLDFLRAAEAIKTQTRSGYTSAGRAESVADHTWRLCLMAVVLADQFPGIDFARLIRICVVHDLGEAIGGDVPAVNQSAAAPKADSERADLMTLLAPLPAPLRDHVTELWDEYEAAATPEAKLAKALDKLETLLQHTQGANPPGFDYRFNLDYGRQYTAAPPLVAAIRDALDRDTLRRAEGA